A single region of the Paludibacter jiangxiensis genome encodes:
- the rpsF gene encoding 30S ribosomal protein S6, producing the protein MNHYETVFILTPVLSDVQMKEAVDKFKGILTQEGAEIVNEEEWGLRKLAYPIQKKSTGFYALLQFKGEPSLVEKLELQYRRDERVIRFLTFHMDKFAAEYAEKRKSLKSSKKEGKEK; encoded by the coding sequence ATGAACCATTACGAAACCGTTTTCATTTTAACTCCCGTTTTGTCTGATGTTCAGATGAAGGAAGCGGTTGACAAATTCAAGGGCATCCTCACACAAGAGGGAGCTGAAATTGTCAATGAAGAAGAATGGGGCCTGCGCAAGCTTGCTTATCCCATTCAAAAAAAGTCAACAGGCTTTTATGCCTTGCTGCAATTCAAAGGAGAACCTTCTTTGGTAGAAAAACTGGAACTTCAGTATCGTCGTGACGAACGCGTCATCCGCTTCCTGACATTCCACATGGACAAATTCGCCGCTGAATACGCCGAAAAAAGAAAAAGTTTGAAATCGTCTAAAAAAGAAGGAAAGGAAAAATAA
- the rpsR gene encoding 30S ribosomal protein S18 — MAANNPEIRYLNPPTVDTKKKKYCRFKKNGIKYIDYKDPEFLKKFLNEQGKILPRRLTGTSLKYQRKVAQAVKRARHLALLPYVTDMMK, encoded by the coding sequence ATGGCAGCAAACAATCCTGAAATCAGATATTTGAACCCACCGACAGTTGATACAAAAAAGAAAAAATACTGTCGTTTCAAAAAGAACGGTATCAAATACATCGACTATAAAGATCCCGAATTCCTGAAAAAGTTCCTGAACGAGCAAGGCAAAATCCTTCCTCGTCGTCTCACCGGTACTTCGTTGAAATATCAACGCAAAGTAGCTCAAGCTGTGAAAAGAGCACGCCATTTGGCTTTGCTTCCCTACGTAACCGATATGATGAAATAA
- the rplI gene encoding 50S ribosomal protein L9, which translates to MEIILLEDINNLGYKDDIVKVKDGYGRNYLIPTKKAVIASPSAKKMLAENLKQRAHKLEKIKVEAQELAQKLEGVSLTIGAKTSSTGKIFGSVNNIQIAEALEKAGYNVDRKVIVIKEAVKEVGQYKAVLKLHKEVTVEIPFEVVSE; encoded by the coding sequence ATGGAAATCATTTTATTAGAAGATATTAACAACCTGGGATACAAAGACGATATCGTAAAAGTGAAAGACGGTTACGGTCGTAACTATTTGATCCCTACAAAAAAAGCCGTTATCGCTTCTCCTTCAGCTAAAAAAATGCTTGCTGAGAACCTGAAACAACGTGCTCACAAGCTCGAAAAAATTAAAGTTGAAGCTCAGGAACTGGCTCAAAAGCTGGAAGGTGTATCTCTCACCATCGGAGCAAAAACCAGCTCAACAGGCAAAATCTTTGGTTCAGTTAACAACATTCAGATTGCTGAAGCTCTCGAAAAAGCCGGCTACAATGTTGACCGCAAGGTAATCGTTATCAAAGAAGCTGTTAAAGAAGTTGGACAATACAAAGCAGTATTGAAACTTCACAAAGAAGTAACCGTGGAAATTCCTTTCGAAGTAGTTTCGGAATAA
- a CDS encoding ORF6N domain-containing protein: METHLIQSKIYTIRGQKVMLDFDLAALYNTETKRLKESVKRNGKRFPPDFMFELTITEWQSLRSQIATSNRGGHRYLPYAFTEQGVAMLSGLLNSDVAIEMNIAIMRAFVATRHLLTNTPIEKMTELQQEVRELRLYMEEVFADQNDINEDTRMQLELINRSLAELQTDKRLTGEPRRRIGFHTSND, encoded by the coding sequence ATGGAAACACACCTTATTCAAAGTAAGATTTATACTATCAGAGGGCAAAAAGTGATGCTGGACTTCGATCTGGCAGCTCTTTACAATACAGAGACCAAGAGATTGAAAGAATCCGTTAAACGAAACGGGAAACGCTTTCCTCCTGATTTCATGTTTGAACTCACAATTACGGAATGGCAAAGTTTGAGGTCGCAAATTGCGACCTCAAACAGAGGTGGCCATCGCTATTTGCCTTATGCCTTTACTGAACAAGGAGTTGCTATGCTATCCGGGTTATTGAACAGTGACGTTGCCATTGAAATGAATATTGCCATCATGCGGGCATTCGTAGCAACCCGACATCTGCTAACCAACACTCCCATAGAAAAGATGACCGAACTGCAGCAGGAAGTACGGGAACTACGACTGTACATGGAAGAAGTTTTTGCAGACCAGAACGACATTAACGAAGACACCCGTATGCAGCTGGAGCTAATAAACCGGTCGCTGGCGGAGCTACAGACTGACAAGCGACTCACCGGTGAACCCCGCCGACGGATTGGCTTCCATACGAGTAATGACTAA
- a CDS encoding ATP-binding cassette domain-containing protein — MKHKRTTAWILSAATALILWQAVAAWIDYPQLIPSVSGLFLSVLHLFALPSFYISLGATLLRGLAGVIVAFLLALPIGFLCGKKSFWFHYFNPLLSTLRSTPVVAFILLIILWLPTEAVAPTIALMTMFPVLCENIIKGVQSINNDYERLAFVYQINFRTKTRYIYWPSLKPFVESGCVTGFGFGWKAIIMGEVLSKPFAGIGVEMRTAQMFINVPDLIAWTFIAIVVSFLLTEAIRYLLKRKLQTTISKGQNHKRVSSLTSASLKINDITKRYDNKILFERISYEIPSGSICLVTGVSGKGKTTLLNIMAGITNSEEGSIEGVNVKKAYLFQTPTLLPWLTAKENILITAPKDTETSTVTELLNALEISELSDSYSNQLSGGQCQRVALARALVSEPQLLLIDEPFTGLDKELTEKVVSLLVAWAKSHHTTMIIAIHEATDLFPHDIEIAL, encoded by the coding sequence ATGAAGCACAAAAGAACGACAGCCTGGATCCTCTCCGCAGCTACCGCCCTTATACTCTGGCAAGCTGTGGCTGCATGGATAGACTATCCGCAACTGATTCCATCGGTTAGCGGATTATTCCTCTCTGTGCTGCATCTATTTGCGCTTCCCTCGTTCTACATTTCGCTCGGAGCAACGCTACTCAGAGGTTTAGCCGGAGTCATCGTTGCCTTTTTGCTGGCTCTTCCAATAGGATTTCTGTGCGGCAAAAAGAGCTTCTGGTTCCACTATTTTAACCCATTGCTTTCTACACTACGTTCAACGCCCGTAGTCGCCTTTATTCTCCTTATCATCCTGTGGCTCCCCACAGAAGCCGTTGCGCCTACTATTGCACTGATGACCATGTTTCCCGTCCTCTGCGAAAACATTATCAAAGGCGTACAATCCATTAACAACGACTATGAAAGACTGGCTTTTGTCTATCAGATAAACTTCCGAACTAAGACCAGATACATATACTGGCCGTCGTTAAAACCATTTGTCGAAAGCGGATGTGTTACCGGATTCGGATTCGGATGGAAAGCCATCATAATGGGCGAAGTGCTGTCAAAACCGTTTGCCGGAATAGGCGTTGAAATGCGAACCGCTCAAATGTTTATCAATGTACCGGATTTGATCGCCTGGACTTTTATTGCTATCGTGGTCAGTTTTTTGCTCACTGAAGCTATAAGATATTTACTAAAAAGAAAACTGCAGACTACTATTTCCAAAGGCCAAAACCACAAAAGGGTCAGTAGCCTGACTTCCGCAAGCCTCAAAATAAATGACATTACAAAACGATACGATAATAAAATACTGTTTGAACGGATATCATACGAGATACCGTCCGGAAGTATCTGTCTGGTAACCGGAGTCTCCGGTAAAGGTAAGACAACCCTGCTCAACATTATGGCCGGGATCACCAACAGCGAAGAGGGTTCTATAGAGGGTGTCAACGTGAAAAAGGCCTACCTGTTCCAAACTCCGACATTGCTACCATGGCTTACTGCCAAAGAAAACATCCTGATAACCGCTCCTAAAGATACAGAAACCTCAACAGTAACAGAACTTTTAAACGCTCTCGAAATCAGCGAACTTTCAGATAGCTATTCTAACCAGTTAAGTGGCGGACAGTGCCAACGGGTAGCACTGGCAAGAGCGTTAGTGTCAGAGCCGCAGTTACTACTTATCGACGAACCGTTTACCGGATTGGACAAAGAACTGACAGAAAAAGTTGTCTCTTTATTGGTTGCGTGGGCCAAAAGCCACCACACTACAATGATTATTGCCATTCACGAAGCAACAGATCTTTTCCCTCACGACATCGAAATTGCATTATAA
- a CDS encoding KpsF/GutQ family sugar-phosphate isomerase: MYLEEMKQVLRQEADAVLNIPVGESYNDAIDLICKHVHERKGKLVTSGMGKAGQIALNIATTFSSTGTPSVFLHPSEAQHGDLGVLQSNDVMLLISNSGKTREILELVTLARNLYAQIPFIIITSNPESPLAEIADALLLTGNPEEVCALGLSPTTSTTVMTVIGDVLVVGTMRKIGFTRADYNKRHHGGYLGQKSKE; this comes from the coding sequence ATGTATCTTGAAGAAATGAAGCAAGTGCTCCGCCAGGAAGCGGATGCGGTTTTGAATATACCTGTAGGAGAAAGTTATAACGATGCAATTGATCTTATTTGCAAACACGTTCACGAAAGGAAGGGGAAGTTGGTGACTAGCGGGATGGGCAAGGCCGGTCAAATAGCCTTGAATATTGCGACAACATTTAGCTCAACGGGAACACCATCCGTTTTTCTGCATCCAAGCGAAGCACAGCATGGCGATTTGGGTGTGTTGCAGTCAAATGACGTGATGCTGCTGATTTCCAATTCAGGTAAAACTAGGGAAATTCTTGAACTGGTGACTCTTGCCAGAAACTTGTATGCCCAGATTCCGTTTATTATCATCACAAGCAATCCGGAATCTCCGCTTGCCGAAATTGCGGATGCTCTTCTTTTGACGGGTAATCCTGAAGAGGTTTGTGCTCTGGGACTTTCTCCCACCACCTCAACAACGGTGATGACTGTAATTGGCGATGTGCTGGTGGTCGGTACGATGCGCAAAATTGGCTTTACGCGCGCCGACTATAACAAGCGTCACCATGGAGGTTATTTAGGTCAGAAATCGAAGGAATAG
- a CDS encoding glycoside hydrolase family 16 protein has translation MNLFGKIIFRKLKSTDAFEKEKDELLRAYERYVAIENSELLQEYKALRKEVKSAAFKENKKVLINRKFKDTEEYRNWRKFHKLEKNWKLHHYYTIAASKELAEFLDFKETPQYEFIGNKIELKKSESLREFRAYEKSKDYKIYTRFHDSYVVKEYERLKSVVSSEEFIRFKEFWSDPHRWEKTEAYKQEQKFRQLSQHIDIVFYQQTDPASFAFHYNWKMVFNDEFNGVSLDRKIWDYGYYFSDPALIRDYSLTQHKQANNGGKNVSVANGWMVIETLKEKTRARAWDDQLGFIFRDFEYTSDVINAGESFQFTEGIVEAKLRIRDGDITHVFSLVSENKLPQINIFHFDCKRITVGNAWKDGTQTEIIKGISPSDFYIYRLEWTSEELIWSVNNIEVFRTRKGVPYIPLFPLFASVVDKTQDGTGTLDVDWVRIYQKNKTK, from the coding sequence ATGAATCTGTTTGGTAAAATTATTTTTAGAAAGCTCAAAAGTACAGACGCCTTTGAAAAAGAGAAGGATGAGTTGCTTCGTGCTTATGAGCGCTATGTTGCTATTGAAAACTCCGAATTGCTGCAGGAATACAAAGCGTTGCGCAAAGAAGTGAAGTCTGCAGCATTCAAAGAAAATAAGAAGGTACTGATTAACCGCAAGTTCAAGGATACAGAAGAGTATCGGAATTGGCGGAAATTCCATAAACTGGAGAAAAACTGGAAACTCCATCATTATTACACAATAGCTGCTTCAAAAGAGTTGGCCGAATTTCTTGATTTTAAGGAAACTCCTCAGTATGAGTTTATCGGCAATAAAATAGAACTGAAGAAATCGGAGTCTCTCCGGGAGTTTCGTGCGTATGAAAAATCGAAAGACTACAAGATTTATACCCGCTTTCACGACTCTTACGTCGTGAAGGAATATGAACGGTTGAAGAGCGTTGTTTCCAGTGAAGAATTTATTCGTTTCAAAGAGTTTTGGTCGGATCCTCACCGCTGGGAAAAGACAGAAGCATACAAACAGGAACAAAAGTTCAGACAACTTTCCCAGCATATAGATATCGTATTTTATCAGCAGACAGATCCGGCATCATTCGCGTTTCATTATAACTGGAAGATGGTTTTTAACGACGAATTCAATGGTGTGTCCCTCGACCGTAAAATATGGGATTATGGCTATTATTTCAGCGATCCAGCTTTGATCCGGGATTACTCTCTGACACAGCATAAACAAGCGAACAATGGCGGCAAAAATGTGAGCGTTGCTAATGGGTGGATGGTGATAGAAACGTTGAAGGAGAAAACAAGAGCAAGGGCGTGGGACGATCAGTTGGGGTTTATCTTTCGCGATTTTGAGTACACTTCGGATGTGATCAATGCCGGCGAATCGTTTCAATTCACGGAAGGGATTGTAGAAGCAAAATTGAGAATTCGTGATGGTGATATAACTCACGTATTTAGCCTTGTCAGTGAAAATAAGTTGCCTCAAATTAATATTTTTCATTTTGACTGTAAACGTATTACGGTAGGAAATGCATGGAAAGATGGAACCCAAACTGAAATAATTAAGGGTATTTCTCCTTCGGATTTTTATATTTACAGATTGGAATGGACTTCTGAAGAACTGATTTGGAGTGTAAACAATATTGAGGTCTTCCGTACACGCAAAGGAGTTCCCTATATTCCTCTTTTCCCTCTTTTTGCATCGGTGGTTGATAAGACCCAGGATGGTACCGGAACGCTGGATGTGGATTGGGTAAGGATATACCAAAAGAATAAAACTAAATAA
- the queG gene encoding tRNA epoxyqueuosine(34) reductase QueG: MITGAKRYDPRVAAALIKEKALQLGFSACGIAQVHPLTDDSEYLQKWLAAGHNGKMGYLANHADLRSDPSVLVPGAKSVIVVLLNYATSFSQQSESLKIARYAHGDDYHFVVKQFLGELLRFIAEEIAPVEGRAFCDSAPVFERRWAHEAGLGWIGLNHCLIHPEFGSFCFIGELVVDLELEYDHPIEGDCGFCGRCVTSCPTQAIQPQGFLKAEKCISYLTVELKDEIPQEYQQKLGGYVAGCDRCQEVCPWNRKASGYTAPLWKVDKSLLMMSDQDWLALEQPEFKRKFSKSSLTRLGYKKLMKNCQIVFEAAGTDGEAHT, encoded by the coding sequence ATGATCACGGGAGCAAAGCGATATGATCCTCGTGTTGCAGCTGCTCTGATTAAGGAAAAAGCACTTCAACTGGGATTCTCGGCTTGTGGTATAGCTCAGGTTCATCCCTTGACGGATGATTCAGAATACCTTCAGAAGTGGTTGGCTGCCGGTCATAACGGTAAGATGGGTTATCTGGCAAATCATGCCGATCTGAGGAGCGATCCATCGGTTTTAGTTCCGGGAGCAAAGTCCGTTATCGTTGTCCTGCTGAATTATGCGACTTCTTTTTCTCAGCAGTCTGAAAGTCTGAAAATAGCTCGTTATGCACATGGAGATGACTATCATTTTGTTGTAAAGCAATTTTTGGGGGAACTCTTACGTTTTATAGCAGAAGAGATTGCTCCGGTAGAAGGAAGAGCCTTTTGCGATTCGGCTCCGGTGTTTGAAAGAAGATGGGCGCATGAAGCAGGTCTCGGTTGGATTGGACTCAATCATTGTCTTATCCATCCCGAATTCGGTTCTTTTTGTTTTATCGGCGAACTGGTTGTTGATCTTGAGCTGGAATATGACCATCCGATCGAAGGTGATTGTGGCTTTTGTGGGCGTTGCGTTACGTCGTGTCCCACGCAGGCTATTCAACCGCAAGGATTCCTTAAGGCAGAAAAGTGTATTTCGTACCTTACGGTAGAGCTGAAAGATGAGATACCGCAGGAATATCAGCAAAAACTGGGCGGATATGTTGCCGGATGCGACAGATGTCAGGAGGTTTGTCCCTGGAACCGCAAGGCATCAGGTTATACGGCTCCACTCTGGAAAGTCGATAAAAGCCTATTGATGATGTCGGATCAGGATTGGTTAGCGCTTGAGCAGCCTGAATTCAAAAGGAAGTTCTCCAAGAGTTCGTTAACCCGGCTGGGATATAAAAAGCTGATGAAGAATTGCCAAATTGTATTTGAAGCTGCCGGAACAGACGGAGAAGCACACACATAA
- a CDS encoding DUF4369 domain-containing protein, giving the protein MRKTNLFLLSFVSLVLCLSSCSDKKHFKVEGSISDASGSVLYLEKDGLLKTSVVDSCVLKADGSFSFKAGRPDAPEFYRLRIKNSDILFAIDSCEHISVKASAKTMASQYSIEGSLAASNIKELRLSLIALQNKVTSLLKQRNPQNESQITAELDTAINQHKKLAKKIVLQNPLSSAAYYAIFQQVNGYNLFTPYDKEDRRYCAAVATAFYTYHPKAERTLSLYNFVMQAIVADRQARNQQTLSKMMQAAKADVIDVEMTTNRGQVAKLSDLKGKTVILDFTVYQADRGSEYILALRDLYNKYHAKGLEIYQISLDPDIDFWRQASQSLPWICVHGTNGTPAAVATYNVTDLPTRFLINKEGTVVKRNPTAADIQKAVE; this is encoded by the coding sequence ATGAGAAAAACTAATCTTTTCCTCTTGTCTTTTGTAAGCCTTGTCTTGTGTCTTTCCTCTTGTTCCGATAAAAAACACTTCAAAGTCGAAGGAAGTATCAGTGATGCTTCTGGTTCGGTTTTATACCTTGAAAAAGATGGCCTTTTGAAGACATCTGTTGTCGATTCATGCGTGTTGAAGGCCGATGGATCTTTTTCTTTTAAGGCAGGCCGACCTGATGCTCCCGAATTTTACCGCTTGCGCATCAAAAATTCCGATATTCTTTTTGCCATTGATTCTTGTGAACACATCTCAGTCAAAGCATCTGCTAAAACAATGGCATCGCAATATTCTATCGAAGGATCTCTTGCTGCATCAAACATAAAAGAACTGAGATTGTCGCTGATTGCTCTTCAAAATAAAGTCACATCGCTGTTGAAACAGCGCAACCCTCAGAATGAATCTCAAATAACTGCTGAATTAGATACTGCAATTAATCAGCATAAAAAACTTGCAAAGAAAATCGTATTGCAAAATCCGCTTTCGTCTGCTGCGTATTATGCGATATTCCAACAAGTGAACGGGTATAATCTTTTTACGCCTTACGATAAAGAAGATCGCCGTTATTGTGCTGCCGTTGCAACTGCATTTTATACATATCACCCAAAAGCAGAAAGAACACTTAGTCTGTACAATTTTGTGATGCAGGCAATAGTCGCTGATCGTCAGGCGCGCAATCAGCAAACGCTGAGCAAAATGATGCAAGCTGCCAAAGCCGACGTGATTGACGTTGAAATGACAACCAATAGAGGGCAAGTTGCTAAACTGTCCGATTTGAAGGGCAAAACAGTTATTCTGGACTTTACTGTTTATCAGGCAGACCGAGGTTCTGAGTATATTCTGGCTCTGAGAGATCTCTACAACAAATATCATGCAAAGGGATTGGAAATCTATCAGATTTCTCTTGATCCGGATATTGACTTCTGGCGTCAGGCATCACAGAGCCTACCCTGGATTTGTGTTCATGGCACTAACGGAACTCCGGCCGCCGTTGCTACGTATAACGTAACTGACTTGCCAACCCGTTTCCTTATCAACAAAGAAGGTACTGTTGTAAAACGTAATCCTACAGCTGCTGATATTCAGAAGGCAGTTGAATAA
- a CDS encoding AMP-binding protein — translation MIEQNLIKLYEESFKTHWANKALTDYDSPDTLFYSDVAKEIARLHIIYDKMRVKKGDKIAIVGRNSSKWVMAYMATITYGAVVVPILQDFNANDIHHIVNHSESVILYVSDFIWENLEEDKMPELRAVFSLDDYRCICQHDGETVQKMLRTVDLEFQQRYPNGFGKGDVKYAAVDNSELVLLNYTSGTTGFTKGVMLSANNLAGNILFALRTGIMNDQTRIVSFLPLAHAYGCAFEFLSPLAAGGFVMLLGKVRSPKVLLQAMVEVKPTVIITVPLILEKIYKKQVQPILNQRAIRWALNIPILDNRILSTINKKLEAAFGGAFEQVVVGGAPLNPEVEEFLLKIKFPLTVGYGMTECAPLISYSYYKEYISGTCGKILDGMEIKLDNKDSLTGVGEICVRGENVMLGYYKNDEATEAAFDKEGWFHTGDLGTVDENGVIAIRGRCKTMILGPSGQNIYPEEIEAKLNNMPFVMESLVVENNGRLVALVYPDYEGVDGTQIRQEDLETVMEENRKALNSELASYSSVAKIMLYPNEFEKTPKKSIKRYLYSNAIK, via the coding sequence ATGATTGAACAGAACCTGATAAAGCTCTACGAAGAGAGCTTTAAAACCCATTGGGCCAATAAAGCGTTAACCGACTACGATAGCCCGGATACATTGTTTTATTCGGATGTGGCAAAAGAGATTGCTCGCCTGCATATTATTTATGATAAAATGCGCGTGAAGAAAGGCGATAAAATTGCCATTGTGGGTCGGAATTCGTCGAAATGGGTCATGGCCTATATGGCAACCATTACGTATGGAGCTGTAGTAGTTCCTATTTTACAGGATTTTAATGCAAATGACATTCATCATATTGTAAATCATTCGGAATCGGTTATTCTTTACGTGAGTGATTTCATCTGGGAAAACCTGGAAGAGGATAAAATGCCTGAATTGCGGGCCGTTTTCTCTTTGGACGATTACCGCTGCATTTGTCAGCATGATGGAGAAACGGTACAGAAGATGCTTCGAACCGTTGATCTTGAATTCCAGCAACGATATCCCAACGGATTTGGGAAAGGTGATGTGAAGTATGCAGCAGTCGATAATTCCGAACTTGTTTTGTTGAATTATACCTCGGGAACAACCGGCTTTACGAAGGGAGTTATGTTGTCTGCCAATAATCTGGCAGGTAATATTTTATTTGCATTGCGTACGGGCATCATGAATGATCAAACCCGTATCGTTTCCTTTTTGCCTCTTGCTCATGCTTATGGGTGTGCCTTCGAATTTCTGTCTCCATTGGCGGCCGGTGGTTTTGTGATGCTGTTGGGTAAAGTCAGATCACCCAAGGTGTTGCTTCAGGCGATGGTCGAGGTGAAACCTACTGTGATCATTACGGTTCCTCTTATTCTCGAGAAAATTTACAAAAAACAGGTTCAGCCGATTCTTAACCAGCGGGCAATTCGTTGGGCTCTCAATATCCCAATTTTGGATAACCGCATTCTCAGCACAATCAATAAAAAGCTCGAAGCGGCTTTTGGTGGTGCTTTTGAGCAGGTTGTTGTTGGAGGAGCCCCGTTGAATCCGGAGGTGGAAGAGTTTTTGCTCAAAATAAAGTTTCCCCTAACGGTTGGGTATGGCATGACCGAGTGCGCGCCTTTAATCAGCTATTCCTATTACAAAGAATATATCTCGGGTACTTGTGGGAAAATTCTGGACGGGATGGAGATCAAACTCGACAATAAAGATTCTTTGACCGGAGTTGGTGAAATTTGTGTCCGGGGTGAAAATGTGATGCTCGGATATTACAAGAATGACGAGGCAACAGAAGCAGCCTTCGATAAAGAAGGATGGTTTCACACAGGCGACCTCGGAACCGTTGACGAAAATGGGGTGATTGCCATTCGCGGCCGGTGCAAAACCATGATTCTGGGCCCAAGCGGACAAAATATCTATCCTGAAGAGATTGAGGCCAAACTCAATAATATGCCTTTTGTGATGGAGAGCCTGGTGGTAGAAAATAATGGACGATTGGTGGCTCTTGTGTATCCCGACTATGAAGGCGTGGATGGAACCCAGATCCGTCAGGAAGATCTGGAAACGGTTATGGAAGAAAACCGTAAAGCGCTCAATTCGGAGCTGGCATCTTATTCTTCTGTTGCCAAAATCATGCTTTATCCGAATGAATTTGAGAAAACACCTAAAAAAAGTATCAAAAGGTATTTGTATTCAAATGCCATTAAATGA
- the recJ gene encoding single-stranded-DNA-specific exonuclease RecJ produces MNTHWNFLKLTDEQQEISDSLAEELGISPILTQLLAQRGITSFDEAKKFFRPDLSHLHDPFLMPDMDKAVERLNLALGRKEKILVYGDYDVDGTTAVSLVYKFLLQFTSSIDYYLPDRYTEGYGISYTGIDYAAAHGFSLVIALDCGIKAVEKIEYAKELGVDFIICDHHMPDAKLPDAVAVLDAKRIDSQYPYEHLSGCGVGFKLMQAFAINNDIDLALLYQLLDLLVVSIASDIVPITGENRVLAYYGLKKLNSSPSLGLKSIIDICGLNDKDISISDIVFKIGPRINASGRIQKAREAVDLLVARDEIFAREKSDCINQYNQTRKDLDKTITDEAAAILDKLEELSLKKSIVVYNSEWHKGVIGIVASRLTELYYRPSIVLTKSNGLATGSARSVPGFDIYKAIETCRDLLENFGGHTYAAGLSLKEENVEPFTRRFEAYVAENILPEQQHPLIDIDATIEFKDITPKFFRVLKQFSPFGPENMKPVFCTKRVFDYGTSRLVGKEQEHLKMELVDSSSENVMNGIAFRMWEFNDYLKALNPLDICYTLEENTFNGNTTVQLMIKDIKTEPEH; encoded by the coding sequence ATTAACACTCATTGGAATTTTCTAAAGCTAACGGATGAACAACAGGAAATAAGCGACAGTTTGGCGGAAGAGCTTGGGATCAGCCCAATACTAACTCAACTATTGGCACAAAGAGGGATTACCAGTTTTGATGAAGCAAAAAAATTCTTCAGACCTGACTTGTCCCATCTTCACGACCCATTTCTGATGCCCGACATGGACAAGGCTGTTGAGAGATTAAATTTAGCATTAGGAAGAAAAGAAAAGATACTGGTGTATGGCGATTACGATGTTGACGGAACCACAGCGGTTTCTTTGGTCTACAAGTTTTTGCTCCAGTTTACTTCCAGCATCGATTATTATTTACCAGACAGGTACACAGAAGGATATGGAATTTCATACACCGGTATAGACTATGCCGCTGCACATGGATTCAGCCTGGTGATAGCGCTAGACTGTGGCATCAAAGCCGTAGAAAAGATAGAATATGCCAAAGAGCTTGGCGTGGATTTTATCATTTGCGACCACCACATGCCGGATGCGAAACTTCCCGATGCTGTTGCCGTACTTGATGCCAAACGAATCGACTCCCAATATCCGTATGAGCATCTTTCGGGCTGCGGAGTAGGATTTAAGCTAATGCAGGCATTCGCTATCAATAACGACATCGATCTTGCGCTACTCTACCAGCTACTTGATTTACTGGTAGTAAGCATTGCCTCCGACATAGTCCCCATCACGGGTGAAAACCGTGTTTTAGCATATTACGGCCTGAAAAAGCTCAATTCGTCTCCTTCGCTGGGACTCAAAAGCATCATTGACATTTGCGGATTAAACGACAAAGACATTTCTATCAGCGACATAGTCTTCAAGATAGGTCCACGCATCAATGCATCGGGACGTATACAAAAAGCCCGGGAAGCTGTTGACCTGTTAGTTGCCCGCGACGAGATTTTTGCCCGCGAAAAAAGCGATTGTATCAATCAATATAACCAGACACGCAAAGACCTCGACAAGACAATCACAGACGAGGCCGCTGCCATTTTGGACAAACTGGAAGAACTAAGTCTTAAAAAATCAATTGTAGTCTACAACAGCGAATGGCACAAAGGTGTAATTGGCATTGTAGCTTCACGGCTTACCGAATTGTATTACCGGCCATCCATTGTCCTTACGAAATCGAACGGTTTGGCCACAGGATCGGCTCGCTCGGTTCCGGGATTCGACATTTACAAAGCCATTGAAACCTGCCGCGATTTACTGGAAAACTTCGGAGGCCACACTTATGCAGCCGGTTTATCTCTAAAGGAAGAAAATGTAGAGCCGTTTACAAGACGATTTGAAGCCTATGTAGCCGAGAACATTCTCCCGGAGCAGCAACACCCCCTGATTGATATCGACGCCACAATAGAATTTAAAGATATTACTCCGAAATTCTTCCGTGTTTTAAAGCAATTCAGCCCGTTTGGCCCTGAAAATATGAAACCTGTATTCTGCACTAAACGTGTTTTTGACTATGGCACAAGCCGGCTTGTGGGGAAAGAGCAAGAGCATTTAAAAATGGAACTCGTCGACTCAAGCTCTGAAAATGTAATGAATGGCATTGCATTCAGGATGTGGGAATTCAACGATTACCTGAAAGCCCTGAACCCGCTCGATATTTGTTACACTCTTGAAGAAAACACTTTCAACGGCAATACTACCGTTCAACTGATGATTAAGGACATCAAAACAGAACCAGAGCACTGA